A single window of Archangium gephyra DNA harbors:
- a CDS encoding 5'-nucleotidase, which yields MLVLDAGNALFKSAAAGSEPKEKERAELLLELMDAMGTTAMAVGERDLTLGTDFLTRSSKGRKMKLLSANLVDAAGKPLFPASMSVTVGGVKFGLVGLSPEGPVATQKGAVGKPPVPAAIAESRRLRTQEKVDVVVVLAAMPYGEAVKLSQEAGNAVDLILQSHDRRGQGMAQRNDFATLVPTGERGRELGQLALSVGGKGPFVDLSEADRAQQNLKLLDANLQQARQSMAAAKDERTRKTWEETIASFEGRRKALALQVDPGKQGVERTLRLSFIPLGGNIPDDAEVKKRVERIEPPGSASH from the coding sequence GTGCTGGTGCTGGATGCGGGCAATGCGCTCTTCAAATCCGCCGCGGCGGGGAGTGAGCCCAAGGAGAAGGAGCGGGCCGAGCTGCTGCTCGAGCTGATGGATGCCATGGGCACCACGGCCATGGCCGTGGGCGAGCGCGACCTGACGCTCGGGACGGACTTCCTCACCCGGTCCTCGAAGGGCCGGAAGATGAAGCTCCTGTCCGCCAACCTGGTGGACGCGGCGGGCAAGCCGCTCTTCCCGGCCTCCATGTCGGTGACGGTGGGCGGCGTGAAGTTCGGCCTGGTGGGCCTCTCCCCGGAGGGGCCGGTCGCCACCCAGAAGGGGGCGGTGGGCAAGCCTCCGGTTCCGGCCGCCATCGCCGAGTCCCGCCGCTTGCGCACCCAGGAGAAGGTGGACGTGGTGGTGGTGCTCGCCGCCATGCCCTACGGCGAGGCCGTCAAGCTCTCCCAGGAAGCGGGCAACGCCGTGGACCTGATCCTCCAGTCGCACGACAGACGGGGCCAGGGCATGGCCCAGCGCAACGACTTCGCCACCCTCGTCCCCACGGGCGAGCGGGGGCGGGAGCTCGGCCAGCTGGCACTCTCCGTGGGGGGCAAGGGGCCCTTCGTGGACCTGTCGGAGGCGGACCGGGCCCAGCAGAACCTGAAGCTGCTCGACGCCAACCTCCAGCAGGCGCGGCAGAGCATGGCGGCGGCCAAGGACGAGCGGACCCGCAAGACGTGGGAGGAGACCATCGCCAGCTTCGAGGGGCGCCGGAAGGCCCTCGCACTGCAGGTGGACCCGGGCAAGCAGGGGGTCGAGCGCACCCTGCGTCTCTCGTTCATCCCCCTGGGAGGCAACATTCCGGACGACGCCGAGGTGAAGAAGCGCGTGGAGCGAATCGAACCCCCGGGGTCCGCATCTCACTAG
- a CDS encoding DNA-methyltransferase: MSAEATALKLVQQPSLRESLFAKSDGYRLYQGDSLALLEQFEPGTFDMVFADPPYFLSNGGFTCKNGKRAAVNKGGWDVSRGVDEDHAFTTAWLKACQRVLKPTGTIWVSGTQHVIFSVGFAMQKLGYKLLNTVTWYKPNASPNLACRYFTHSSELLIWASPKPAAKLQHTFNYSKMKADNGGKQMRDVWALPRTGDEELAADESGRVWTMTAPRREEKAHGSHPTQKPVSLLERVIEASTPEDALVLDPFNGSGTTGVAAMKLGRRYVGIDMDEQYLKLSQKRLAEAERAARR; encoded by the coding sequence ATGTCCGCGGAAGCCACTGCCCTGAAGCTTGTTCAGCAGCCCTCTCTGCGCGAGAGCCTTTTCGCCAAGAGCGATGGCTACCGGCTGTACCAGGGCGACAGCCTGGCGTTGCTCGAGCAGTTCGAGCCGGGCACCTTCGACATGGTGTTCGCCGACCCGCCCTACTTCCTGTCCAACGGCGGCTTCACCTGCAAGAACGGCAAGCGCGCCGCGGTGAACAAGGGCGGCTGGGACGTGTCGCGCGGGGTGGACGAGGACCACGCCTTCACCACCGCGTGGCTCAAGGCCTGCCAGCGGGTGCTCAAGCCCACCGGCACCATCTGGGTGAGCGGCACGCAGCACGTCATCTTCTCGGTCGGCTTCGCGATGCAGAAGCTCGGCTACAAGCTGCTCAACACCGTCACCTGGTACAAGCCCAACGCCAGCCCCAACCTGGCGTGCCGCTACTTCACGCACTCCTCGGAGCTGCTCATCTGGGCCTCGCCCAAGCCGGCCGCCAAGCTGCAGCACACCTTCAACTATTCGAAGATGAAGGCGGACAACGGCGGCAAGCAGATGCGCGACGTGTGGGCGCTGCCGCGCACGGGCGACGAGGAGCTGGCCGCGGACGAGTCCGGCCGCGTGTGGACGATGACGGCGCCGCGCCGCGAGGAGAAGGCGCACGGCAGCCACCCCACGCAGAAGCCCGTGTCGCTGCTCGAGCGCGTCATCGAGGCGAGCACCCCCGAGGACGCGCTGGTGCTCGATCCCTTCAACGGCAGCGGCACCACGGGTGTGGCGGCGATGAAGCTGGGCCGTCGCTACGTGGGCATCGACATGGACGAGCAGTACCTGAAGCTGTCGCAGAAGCGCCTGGCCGAGGCCGAGCGCGCCGCCCGCCGGTAG
- a CDS encoding lipase secretion chaperone produces the protein MRMDVRVLGVLLGAVLLGLALWWSPAGSVAAAQAPSLPKGGESSLAGTRRPAPPAWSGPAASANLDARELELRVLVARVRASLGRSVERASSQGDFALAPGRILEGILARRCGLVRLHARELSAHRERLGLTGPDAEGFCRDLLFSLLQERLSLPEGTSQARFWESLKRVDEAAARHVLENPSTSRGETFRPAYERFRQERRDLVGPEVERKLFGLSDELVRLPLRVDELAHDSSLPPAQRMAAYEDLLQRISREYGVELASVVEPLELAKNALRLHETAGTLGSAQRQALLERYAGPETARLYLEHQWEQQDRDERLRAFNEERERLLEQLTRAGLTPEQLRERMPGIDQQLFEKYHLQ, from the coding sequence ATGCGGATGGACGTCAGGGTGCTGGGAGTCCTGCTGGGAGCGGTGCTCCTGGGGCTGGCGCTCTGGTGGTCCCCCGCCGGCTCCGTGGCGGCCGCTCAGGCCCCCTCCCTTCCCAAGGGGGGCGAGAGCTCTCTGGCCGGGACCCGGCGTCCGGCACCGCCCGCCTGGAGTGGGCCGGCCGCGTCCGCGAACCTCGATGCGCGAGAGCTCGAGCTGCGGGTGTTGGTGGCCAGGGTCCGCGCCTCGCTGGGCCGGAGTGTCGAGCGTGCCTCCTCGCAGGGGGACTTCGCCCTGGCTCCAGGCCGCATCCTCGAGGGCATTCTCGCGCGGCGTTGCGGGCTGGTGCGGCTCCATGCGCGGGAGCTCTCCGCTCATCGGGAGCGGCTCGGCCTCACGGGACCCGATGCCGAGGGATTCTGCCGGGATCTGCTCTTCTCGCTGCTCCAGGAGCGGCTCTCCCTGCCCGAGGGGACTTCCCAGGCGCGGTTCTGGGAGTCCCTGAAGCGGGTGGACGAGGCCGCGGCGCGGCACGTCCTCGAAAATCCCTCCACCTCGCGCGGAGAGACGTTCCGCCCGGCCTACGAGCGCTTCCGGCAGGAGCGCCGGGACCTCGTGGGCCCGGAGGTCGAGCGGAAGCTCTTCGGGCTCTCGGACGAGCTGGTGCGCCTGCCTCTCCGGGTGGACGAGCTCGCCCATGATTCGAGTCTGCCGCCCGCGCAGCGGATGGCGGCCTACGAGGACCTGCTCCAGCGCATCTCGCGGGAGTACGGCGTCGAGCTCGCCTCGGTGGTGGAGCCGCTCGAGCTGGCGAAGAATGCCTTGCGGCTCCACGAGACGGCGGGTACCCTCGGGTCCGCGCAACGACAGGCCCTCCTGGAGCGGTACGCCGGCCCCGAGACCGCGCGGCTCTACCTCGAGCACCAGTGGGAGCAACAGGACCGGGACGAGCGCCTGCGAGCCTTCAACGAGGAGCGCGAGCGGCTCCTGGAACAATTGACCCGCGCGGGTCTCACACCGGAGCAACTGCGCGAGCGGATGCCCGGGATCGACCAACAGCTCTTCGAGAAATACCACCTGCAGTAG
- a CDS encoding endonuclease produces MKTVENQGSHRMLFAVVLLLGSQVWAYDPYYSNNPTAWYNAVDEDDYFNPSLTPGWQLNETCGDTDYFSVASYNIFHNVPFVYDFGDEMEQSLGKVTKCADVVLYQEAWDYDDIIQDGPKQNMASRGFNMITPGGYYCDDSLSGVENDCSGLVMFYKSGTALVRVFTLQPFTEVNGTDVHKEKGVWGAIFAKAGKYYYVFDTHFTYGNKGHLEGDAASDASRISNMKQSLAYIQNQVNANRLSYPPSLVLFGGDFNSDFASNNSYSRGYQLLIQAAAQTSFDEPYDYALMSAVLGSYETPGFQSNWVGGAVDTGPNGMATGEKADYDTVLMGKPGAFGYCSPIEIAYSGWAPAWNTTTGVRKWPYYTHSDHYGRWIRVKPGC; encoded by the coding sequence ATGAAGACAGTCGAGAACCAGGGAAGTCACCGCATGCTGTTCGCGGTGGTGTTGCTGCTCGGAAGCCAGGTGTGGGCGTACGATCCGTATTATTCGAACAACCCCACCGCCTGGTACAACGCGGTGGACGAGGACGACTACTTCAATCCCTCCCTCACGCCGGGCTGGCAGCTCAACGAGACGTGCGGCGATACGGATTACTTCTCTGTGGCGTCCTACAACATCTTCCACAACGTGCCCTTCGTCTACGACTTCGGAGACGAGATGGAGCAGAGCCTGGGGAAGGTGACGAAGTGCGCGGACGTCGTCCTGTACCAGGAGGCCTGGGATTATGACGACATCATCCAGGACGGCCCCAAGCAGAACATGGCCTCACGCGGCTTCAACATGATCACCCCCGGCGGCTATTACTGTGATGACAGCTTGAGTGGGGTCGAGAACGACTGCAGCGGCCTGGTGATGTTCTACAAGAGCGGCACCGCGTTGGTGAGGGTGTTCACCCTCCAGCCGTTCACCGAGGTGAACGGGACGGACGTGCACAAGGAGAAGGGCGTCTGGGGCGCCATCTTCGCCAAGGCGGGGAAGTATTACTATGTCTTCGACACGCACTTCACCTACGGGAACAAGGGGCACCTGGAGGGGGATGCGGCCTCGGACGCCTCGCGTATCTCCAACATGAAGCAGTCGTTGGCCTATATCCAAAACCAGGTGAATGCCAACAGGCTGAGCTACCCGCCCTCGCTCGTCCTCTTCGGCGGGGACTTCAACTCCGACTTCGCCAGCAACAACAGCTATTCGCGGGGCTATCAACTCCTCATCCAGGCCGCTGCCCAGACGTCTTTCGATGAGCCGTATGACTATGCCCTGATGAGTGCCGTGCTGGGCAGCTACGAGACCCCCGGCTTCCAGTCCAACTGGGTCGGTGGCGCCGTGGACACGGGCCCCAATGGCATGGCCACGGGGGAGAAGGCGGACTACGACACCGTGTTGATGGGCAAGCCCGGTGCCTTCGGCTATTGCTCGCCCATCGAAATCGCCTACAGCGGCTGGGCTCCCGCGTGGAACACGACGACCGGCGTGCGCAAGTGGCCCTACTACACCCACTCCGATCACTACGGCCGGTGGATCCGGGTGAAGCCCGGCTGCTAG
- the msrB gene encoding peptide-methionine (R)-S-oxide reductase MsrB: MADKFILSDEEWSKRLTPDEYRVLRHHGTERPGSGCFLGTKTPGTYVCAGCGNPLFKSGEKFESGTGWPSFTQPLQADAVTEYQDRSYGMLRTEVRCGRCDGHLGHVFPDGPPPTGLRYCMNSVAMKHVPEGQPIQLVTK, translated from the coding sequence ATGGCTGACAAATTCATCCTCAGTGACGAGGAGTGGAGCAAGCGCCTGACGCCCGACGAGTACCGGGTGCTGCGGCACCATGGTACCGAGCGCCCCGGCAGCGGGTGCTTCCTGGGGACGAAGACGCCCGGCACGTACGTCTGCGCCGGCTGCGGCAACCCGCTGTTCAAGTCCGGCGAGAAGTTCGAGTCCGGCACCGGCTGGCCCTCCTTCACCCAGCCCCTCCAGGCGGACGCGGTGACGGAGTACCAGGATCGCTCGTACGGCATGCTGCGCACCGAGGTCCGCTGCGGCCGGTGCGATGGCCACCTGGGACACGTCTTCCCGGATGGCCCGCCGCCCACCGGGCTGCGCTACTGCATGAACTCAGTGGCGATGAAGCACGTGCCGGAAGGGCAACCCATCCAGCTCGTCACGAAGTGA